The nucleotide sequence GTGGTCATGAACACCTTGTCGCCGTGGACGGCGAACCCGCGGTTGTTCGCGTCACAGCAGAGAAGCAGCCCCTGCGGGTTGGCGTACGTGTAACTCCACAGCGTCTCGCCGGTCCGGGCGTTGATCGCCTTCGCGTGGTTCGGCCCGTTGGTCTGGTACATGACCGGCGGATCGCCGGGCACGACGATCGGGACACCCTCCATGCTGGAGGCGACGCCGCTCTGGACCAGATACTCGAGTTCCAGATCCTCGACGTTGTCCGGCGTGATCACGTCCGCCGACGTGTGGCGCTGCTGCTGATAGCCGCCGCCGTACATCAGCCAGGATTCGGGGTCCTCCTTCGCGGAGGCCGTCAGGTCTTCCTGGGTGACGTCGCGCTGGGGGATCTGGTCGATGTCGAACTGCTGCGTGATCGACTCGTCGGGGAGGTTGGTCAGCGTATAGCCGTCCTCGACCTCCACCATCTCGATGTTCTGTGCCGCCTGTACCGCCTTGTCGTGTTCGTGAATGCTAGCCATGCGTTACGCACCTCCCGTGCGTGGGGCGCGCATTTCGTCCGTGATGCGCATCACGTCGTTGGTCAGGTCCTCCTGGCCGACGATCATCATGGCCGCGCCCGCCGAGAGCGCGGCGGTGAGCTGTGCGTCGCCGAGTTCCTGACTGCCCGCGAGGTCCTCGGCGGCGTTGGCCAGCAGATGCAGTCCGGCGTACATCTGCTTGAGGTCTCCGTAGTTGTTGTCGAGGATGGTGTCGGTCAGGAGTACCTCGTTCTGCCAGAGGTACGTATCCAGGTAATCCGTCCACAACAGGACGCCGGCAGCCGCTCGCTGGTGGAGCGGGGCGACGTTCTCGGGGTCGAACCCTTCGACGCCGGCGGGGATGTTCTTCGTGGGCACCCACATCGCCAGGCGTTCCTTGTTGTTGACGACGTTGACCATCGTCGAGGTCAGTTCGGACTCGGTGTAGCCGAGTTCGAGCAGTGCGGAGGCCAGGACGGGCGTGTCGATGAACTCCCGAGCGGTCGCCCCGATGTGCTCGGGGGTGAACTCGGGGAGGTGCTCCTCGACGCTCCCGAAGAAGCCGACTTCCACGAGATGCTCGTGGATGGCCCACCCGGGCTCGGCGAGCTCCTGATAGGCCGTACTGTCCTCGGCCGGGACGCCCATGGCCCGCAGCTCGTCCAGCTGGGCGATCTGTTCTTCCAGGGCCGCGAGTTCGCTACCGAGCAGACCCGCGTCGAGTTCGCCCGTCAGGTCGTCGCTGATGGCCTCCCCCATAGCGGCGAGTTCCCCCGCCGTCTCCCCTTCTACTTCTCCCCTGAGGTCGCTCAGGGTGAACTCACTACCTGCTGCCACTGCGCCGGTCAACCCGACGACCTTGAGGAACTGCCGTCGATCCTCCTGGTCGATCTGGGGCATTCCGTCTGTTACATATTGCGACATGCCATACCACTCCGTACGTAGGGAAGGAATTGTCTATATTTAACTTTGTGATATATTTCATTATTTAGGACGTAAATTAAAGTAAATGACCGACGATCGTATCTAGGAGGTGTCACGAGCGCGAGAACGGAGGGCGACTCGCCGTTGTCGGATTACCGGTCGCGGACCGTGAGGTTGCCGACCATCCCCGAGGACACGTGGGGGACACAGACGTAGGTGTACTGGCCGGTAACCTCGAACGTGTGCCGGTAAGTCGTCCCGGCCTCGTTGAGCGAGAGGTGGTTGATGTCGTCGCCGGAGATGTCGTAGCTCGCGAACGGCTCCGCACCCTCCGGAAGCTCCACCTGGCTCGCGGCGTCCGGGTGACCCGAGACGTTGTGGCCGCCGGAGTCGAAGACGAACTCGACGGTATCGCCCTGCGAGACGGCGGTCGTCTCCGGTTCGAACTGGAGACTGCCGCCGGGACCCACGGTGATCGTCGCGTCCGCCTCGCCGGCCGGCGTGGACGTCGCCGTGGCCGTCGCCGTCGCCGTCGCCGTCGGCTCCGGGGTGTCGGTCGCCGTCGCCGTCGCTTCGTCGCCACCGTCGCCACCGTCGCCGCCGTTGCCGCCGCATCCGGCGAGGCCGGCGAGCACGGCGCCGCTGAACGTGGCTGCGAATTTCCGTCGCGACAGGAACTCCTTCGACTGCTTTGAGACCATCGAGTCGAACTTCGGTTTTGATCTATTAAACCTGATGAAGTCCCGCCAGGGACTCCCACGCACGCGGAGGAACGTGTACGATCCGTGACTCGATCGCCGAGCGTTCGCCTGCAGTTTATATATGGACCGGACCGAATGGGGGGACGTGCGAGTTCGAGAGTTTCCGGTCCTCGGCGACGAGGACGAACGAGCGGTCGAGGCGTTCGCCGCGGGGCTCGACCGCGAGGCGGCGCGCGTCCTCGCCTACCTGGTCGGCCGCGAGGAGTCCGACCGCTTCTCCGGCGAGGCGGCGTCCCGACTGGCCGTCCGCGTGGGCGTCGACCTGGGCCGTGACCGCGTCTCGGACGTGCTCGCGACCCTCACCGACCACGGCCTGATCACCGAGACGACCGTCCGGAGCGAGGCGCCGGGGCGACCGCCCAAGGGGTGGCGGGCCGACGGCGGCTTCGATCGGACGGTCGCCCGCGTGCGCGCCTGCCACTCCGAGGCGCTGCTCGACCGGGCCGCGACGGTCGCCGCGACCCTCGGCGACGATGTCGACGTCGACGCCGACGCCCGGACCGACGATGGGAGCCCCGTCGAGGTTGGCCTGAACTGGGATCCGAACGGGCTTCACGCCCCACTGTTCGCGGGGACGTACGAGGCAGACGTGAGCTTCGACGGACGTCGCGGCTCCGCCGCCGCGCTGTCGGCCGTCGCCGACGGCGACGTGGACGTGGGGCTCACCGGTGCGGCCACCTTCCTGCGCGCTCACGCGGACGGGAGCGACGTGGTCCCGCTGGCACTCTACTACCAGCGGGCGATGGTCGTCCTCTACACCACTCGCGAGACGTTCGGTGCCCCGCTCCGGAGCGTCGAGGACGTCCGCGGTCGGCGGGTCGCCATGCCCGCCGGCTCCGAGACCGGTGCGCTCGGGCGCCTCTTCCTGTCGCAGGCCGGCGTCGTCGACGACGTGACCGTCGTCCGCGCCGAGGGCGAAGAGCGCGAGGCGCTCCTCGACGGCGACGCCGACGTCGCGACCGGCGTGTTCACCGACCCGCTGGAGTTGGCGGCCGACGGCCACGACGTCGACTCGGTGCTCGTCGCCGAGCACTTCCCGGTCCCGGGCCCCGCCTTCGTGGTTCGTCGGGAGACGCTCCGGGACCGCCCCGGGGCGCTTCGGGCGTTCCTCGAGGGCTCGATGGACGGGTGGAGCACCGCACGGACCGATCCCGCGGCGGCGGTCGAGGCCGTCGGCGACCGGAGCGACGAACCGGCCGCGGCCGAGCGGCGCAAACTCACGCAGGCGCTCGATCGCTTCGCAGGCAGCGACGCCGTCGAAAAGAACGGCTGGGGGTGGCACTCGGGGGAGACGTGGCAGCGCCTCCGGATCGCCCTCGATCAGGCCGACGCACTATGATCCACGCCGAGAACCTGTCGGTCAGTTACGGTGACCTGCGCGCGCTCGCCGACGTCGACCTCGACGTCGCCGACGGCGAGTTCGTCACCGTCGTCGGCCCCTCCGGCTGTGGCAAGACCACGCTGTTGCGGACCATCGGCGGGCTGGAGGAGCCGACGACCGGCGAGGTCACCGTCGACGGCGACCCGCCGGCGGTCGCACAGTCGGCGGCCCGCCTCGGGTTCGTCTTTCAGGAACACACGCTCCTCCCCTGGAAGACGGCCATCGAGAACGTCACCTTCCTCCGGCGGATGGCGGGGAAGGATGCCGACTCGGCGGGGGCGCGGGACCTCCTCGCGACGACCGGCCTCGACGGCTTCGAGGACGCCCGTCCGTCCGAACTCTCGGGCGGCATGAAACAGCGGGTCGCCATCGCCCGCGCCATCCACCTCGGCGCCGACGTGTTGCTCATGGACGAGCCGTTCGGCGAACTCGACGAAATCACCCGCGACGAGATGAGCGTCGAGATCCTCCGCCTCTGGCGCGAGAACCGCAAGACCGTCGTGTTCGTCACCCACAGCGTTCCCGAAGCGGTGTTCCTCGGCGACCGCTGCCTCGTGGTCGCGGCCGACACCGAGGGCGATCCGACCGCCGACGGGGCGCCCGGGCGTGTGGTCGCCGAGTTCGACGTCGACCTCCCGCGCCCCCGCGACGAGTCGGTCTTCGGATCGGAGGCCTTCGGGGCGCAGGTCGCCCGGGTCCGCGGGGCGCTCCACGGCGACACATGAGCGTCGCCGACCGCGTGCCGGCCCCCGACGCGACGTTGCCGGTCGCGGGGTTGGTCGCCGCCGTCGCCTGCTGGTGGGCGATCACCGTCGCCTTCGCCGTCCCGGCCTTCCTGTTGCCGTCGCCGACCGCCGTCCTCGCCCGCCTGGTCGGCAATCCCGGCTTGTATCTGACCCACGCCGTCGAGACGCTCCGGAAGATCCTCGTCGGCGGCGCCGCCGGCGTCCTCGCCGGCTTCACGCTCGCCGTCGTGGTCTCGGCGGTCCCCCTGCTCAGACGGGCGCTCTACCCCTACCTCGTCGCCGCCCGCGTCCTCCCGAAGATCGCCGTCGCCCCCATTTTCCTCATCTACTTCGGGGTCGGCTTCGAAACGGCCGTCCTCTTCGTCGCCCTCGTCGTCTTCTTCCCCGTCGTGGTCGGGACCGCCGCCGGCCTGTCGCGGACGCCCGAGGCACACCTCGACTTGCTCCGCTCCGTGGACGCCGACCCCCTCCGGACCTTCCTTTCGGTCCGTCTCCCACACGCCCTCCCGGACGTGTTCGCGGGGCTGAAACAGTCGGTGACGCTCTCGGTCGTCGGCGCCGTCGTCGCCGAGTGGATCCTCTCGAACGACGGACTGGGCGCGCTGATCCTGGCCGCCTCCGAGAACGTGCAGGCGGACGTGATGCTCGCGGCGCTCGCGGTCCTCCTGCCGATCGGGCTGGGGCTCTACGGCGGCGTGACGCTCTGTCAGCGCGCGGTGACCTGGAACTAGCCCCAGTCCAGCCGCCGTTCGACCGCCGCGGGGACGAGATAGAAGACGAGACCGAGGAGCGTGAGCGTCCCGAGGGCGGCGAAGGTGGTGCTGGTCTGCAGGAACTCCGCGGTGTGAAAGAGTCGGTAGCCAAGCCCGGACTGCAGGGTGAGAAACTCCGCGACGACGGTCCCGACGACCGACAGCGCCGCCGCGAGTTTCACGCCCGCGAAGACGCTCGGGGCGGCCGCCGGGATCCGGACCCGAAGGAAGGTCCGGACCGGCGGCGCCCGGACCGATCGGGCGAGGTCGGTGTACTCCCGGGGAACCGACCGAAGGCCGTCGACCGACGCGATGGCGACCGGAAACACCGTCATCGTCGTGACGAGCGTCGCCCGCGAGAGGACGCCGTCGCCGATCCAGAGGAAGAGGAGGGGCGCGATGGCGACGAGCGGGGCGATCCGCAGCGCGATCAGGTAGGGGTGGAGGACCGCCGACGCGGCCCGCGACCCGACCATCGCGAAGGCGAGGGTGAGGCCGACGACGACCCCGCCGGCCAGTCCGAGGGCCGCGGTCAGCGCCGTCACCCCCGCCGCCGCGAGCAGGGTCCCGCGGGCGACGAGAAACGCCGTCGCGACGTCCGTCGGTCCGGGGAGGACGACGGTCGGCACACCCGTCGCCGTCACGAACCACTGCCAGCAGGCGATGACGACGACGAACACCGCGGTCGGCGGCCAGACGTGACCGAGGACGGTCCGGACGGCGCCGCCGCTCGCCGTGGGGGCGTCGACCGACGGGAGACGCCGGTCGGAGGTCGCCATCAGACTTGGTCCGCGTACGAGCCGACGAACTCGTCGTCGGTGTCGAGGTAGTCGTTGGTCCAGACGGCGTTCGGGTCGACCTCACCACCGAGGGCGTCGGCGTCCGCCAGGGCGTCGTGGACGACGCGCCAGGGTTCGGCCTCGCTCCAGCCCCAGCCGTGCTCCCTGACGGCGTCGCCGAGCATGAAGTCCCGAGCCATGGTCTCCCACTTGCGTCGCTGCTGCTCGCGGGACTCCGCGAGGACCCCGTTGGCCTCGACGAGCAGGTCGGTCGCCTCGGCCGGCCGCCGCTGGGCCCACGCGGCGCCGCGGGCGGTCGCCCGCAGGAAGGCCCGGACCGCCTCGCCGTTCGCGTCCGCCCACTCCCGGTTCACCGCGACGACGTGCCCGTAGGAGGGGATGGTGTCGCCGACGGGGAGGCTATCGACCGTATACCCCTGGGCCTCGGCGCTGATGGCGTCGCCGAAGACGCCGCCTGCGGCGTCGATTTCGCCGGCGAGGAGCTGCTGGACGGTGTCGTATCCGGTGTCGACCATCTCGACGTCCTCGCGGACGCCCGCCTCCTCCAGGAGCAGCGACGTGAGCATCCGCACCATCCCGGGGCCGGTGCCGACCGTCTTGCCGGCGAGCCCCTCGACGTCGCTCAGCTCCCCGCCGAAGGTCTCGCGGGTGGAGAACACCACCGCCGGGCTCTTCTGCATCACGACCCCGACCGACAGCGGCGAGAGGTCGCGGCTGTTGACGTTCAACACCTGGTCGCCGCTGGTGACCGCGAAGTCGACGTTGCCGAGGCCGACCTGCTTCGCCGAGAAGGTCGACCCCTCGCCCGTCTCGATGGCCGAGAGCGTCAGCCCCTCCTCCTCGTAGAAGCCCCGTGCCTTCGCGGTGAAGTAGGGGACGTGCAGGCCGCTCGGCTTCCAGTTGAGCAGCAGCGACGATTCACCCGGAATCGGCGTTCCCGTGGCGGTTCCGGTCGGTGTCGCCGTTCCGTCGTCGGCGCCGCCGCCGGTCCCGCCGAGACAGCCCGCGAGTCCCGTCGCTCCCGTCGCCCCCGCCGCGACGAGAAACGACCGCCTCGTCGGAGTCCGTTGCATGCGCGGCTATCAGGACACGGGTGGGATAAAAATTCCGGAGGAATGTTTATCAGTTGACTCCGATCTTGTCCTCGGGCGGCGACCACTCGAACTCCAACTCCAGTTCCAGTTGGCGGTGGGTCTCGCCGACGAACTCGACTTCCACCTCGATGGGTTCGTCGAACTCGAAGGGAATCTCCCACTCGTCGGTCGAGATGGTGAGTCGTGGCTCCGATTCGATCTGATCGGCGAGGTCACGCAGGAACGCCGCCGTGGACTCCCGGGAGAGGCGAACCTCCCGCTCGAAGTAGCCGTCGGAGACGGTTCGTGGCCCGTCGTTCGCGTCCGGCAGGTCGGCCATGGGGAAGCTATAGAGGAGAGGGGTAAAATAGTGTGCGTCCCAAGGGCCGACGATCGATGTCCCTGTTCGACGTTCTCGGCAGCAAGGCGCGCCTGCAGATCATCCGGGAGTTGGCCACGGAGCCACGGTACGTCTCAGAACTCGCCGATCGGGTGGGGATGGACGGCAAGACGGCTGTCCACCACCTCTCGACGCTCGAAGAAGCGGGTATCGTCGAGAGCTACCGGACCAGCCGACGGAAGTACTACCGGCTGACCAAGCGCATCGAACTCCGGGCGTCGCCCGAACCGGACCCCATGTTCCTCCTCCACGCCGACGACGTCGAGGAGGCCGAATCGTCGTCGGACTGACGCTACCATCCGGCGAATCCGCCGCATGTATAATAATTCAACGTACACCGATACCCGCGTACCAACCTACATAATAGTCCACTCCTTTCGACGCCCTATGGTTCGAACGCGGATGGTTGTCGGTATCGTGTTGATACTGTCGCTGCTCGTCGCCTCGCCGGCGGCACCCGCGATCGCGGACGACCTCGGCGTGGGCGCGAACGGCCCCGTCGACCTCGTCGGTGCTCAAGAAGAGGGTGAGGAGGCGGGCGAGGAAGGCGAAGAGGGTGAAGAAGAAGAGGGCGGCATCGAGGGGGCCATCGAAGGCTTCATCGAGGCCCAAGGGACCATCGGGGCAGCCATCATACTCCTCGGTGGTATCCTCTTACTGACCGCTTCGACCGAGAAGCTGATCAGCTACCTCGCCCGCGCGTCGATCAACATGAAGATGTCGCTGTTCGCGCTCGCCATCGTCTTCACCGGCTTCGAGTTCGACGACACGATCCTCGCACTCGTGCTCTCGGGCGGCGGTCTGGAGGAAGCCGCGCTGGGGACGGCGCTCGGGACGGGACTGGCGATCATCGGTATCACGCTCGCGCTCGCGGCGATCATCAAGCCGTTCCCGGTCGATCTGCCGACCGACTACGTCGTCATCTTCGCGCTCTCGCCGCTGATCCTCGTTCCCTTCGCCCTGCTCGGAACGCTGACGTTCGTCCACGGGCTGGTCCTGACGGCCTTCTTCGTGTTCGCCTTCGGCTACTTCATCGTGCGGGAGCGCCAGCGTGAGATTCCGGTGTTCCGTGACACGGAACTCGGGAAGGACCTGCAGCCGGACGGCGGCGTTGCCCGTCCCCAGTCGATGGACGAGATCCCGGAGGACCGCATCCTCGGCGACCTGGCCGACTCCGGACTCGTGTGGATCGTCCTCTCGATCGTCGCGCTCGTCGGCATCGTCTTCGCCGCCATGTTGCTCGAAGGCGGCTCCGAAGTCGTCATCGAGGGGTTCGGCATCTCGGAGACGGTCTTCGGCGCGACCTTCCTCACTCTCCTCCTTACCGGGGAGGACCTCCTGCTCACCATCGAACCGGTCCGCCGGGGCTTCCCCGAGATCGGCGTCGGCAACGTCATCGGGAGCGTCCTGTTCTCGGTTACGGGGAACATCGGCGTCATCATGTTCCTCAGCGAGGTGGCCATCTCGCCGTCCGTGCTGACCTTCCACCTCCCGGCGATGATCATCGTCACCGCGCTAGCCGCGTACTTCTTCTACCGAGGGGAGATGAAGCGCTGGCACGGCTACCTGCTCGGCGGCCTCTACGTCGCCTACTGGGTGATCGCGCTCGTCGTGTTCAGCGGGGTGCCGATCGGGGAGTGAGCCACACGGATCGTCGTAACCGTTCACCGGTGGTTCGTCAGGTCCGGCGAACCACCGATACCGACACACAATAAACGGGCTCACACCGCGTAGTTCGCGACCCAGTAGGCGACGTACGCGCCGAGGAGGAGGACGCCGGTGGGACGCCCCACTTTCCCCCGGTAGAAGGCGGCGGCGACGATCAGCAGCGTGCCGAAGAAGAAGGGCCAGTGGACGGTCATCACCGCCCCCGTGGTATCGAGGGGGCGGACCAGCGCGATCAGCCCCGCGTTGGCGCTGACGAAAAAGAGCATGCTCCCGACGACGTTGCCGACGCCGATGTGGGGGCGCCCCCGGCGGACCGGTTCGACCGTCAGGAACAGTTCCTCCAGCGACGCGATGAAGCTCATGACCGTCGCGCCGAAGGCGAGGCCGGTCACGCCCAAGAGAGTGAGCAGGCCCTGTGCCCCCTCGACGGCGATCTCGGAGCCGACGGTCATGCCGACGGTGGCGAGGAGGGCGATTCCGAGAAACGCCGCCCCCTCGTGGCGCTCGGGGACGTGTTCCTCGACGAAGTCGTCGACGTCCAGATCGAGGTCGACGTCGAACCACTCGTCGTCCTCGTCGATGCCCGGGTCCTCGTCCTCCATGATCTCGACTTCCTCCGCCGAGAGATAGCGGGTGTCGGTGTAGCGTTCGAGCGTGTAGATGACGGCGAGGTAGGGGACGAACGTCGCGGTGAGGACGGCGCCGTCGAACCGCGAGAGCGTGCCGTCGAGCGCGAGGCCGAAGAAGAGAAACGGAGCGAGGAGGGTGATCCCGAGGTAGTTCCGGGGGACGTCCGTCTCGAAGGGGACCAACACGCCGGCGAGGCCGACGGCCGCCCCGAGGATGAACAGCGCCTCGCCGAAGACGGTGCCGAGCGCCAGGTCGGGCAACTGGTCGTACGCCGCCGCGACTCCGAGGATCACGTTCTCGAGGTCCGTCCCCGCGAGGACGACGGTGAGGAAGAAACCGGAGACGCCGAGGGCGAGCGCTCCCTCGGCGACGGCCTCGATGAACGTCTCGACGCTGACGATGACGACGGCGACACCGACCAGGAACAGCACGACCGAGACGAGTTCGCCCGAGGGTCCGAGTACCATGCGAGTTGCAGGGAGAAACGGAGGGGCCGACATAAATCCCGGCGACACGGCAACCCGCCGTCGACGCCGCCCGTCGGCGGATTTTATATCGGGGGCGGGAATACTACGCCCGATGCGCTTGGGTCAGTTCAGTACGTCGGCGTCGGAGCGGCCGTGGTGTGGCGTGATCGTGGACGACGAGACGGTGGTCGACCTCGCGTCGGCGGGCCACGCGGCGGGCATCGACGTACCGCGTCGGCTGTCGTCGCTGCTCGACCGGTGGAACTGGGCGGAGAAGGCGTCGATGGCGGTGGCGTACGCCACCGAGACCGGGACGGGGCTGGTGTCCCGCGAGGACTGTCGCCGGCACGCCCCGGTGACCGATCCGGGGAAGGTCGTCTGTGTGGGCTTGAACTACGAGGACCACGCGCGGGAACTGGACCTGGCGATCCCCGACGAGCCCGTGCTCTTCTCGAAGTTCCCGACGGCGGTCACGGGGCCCGGCGACGAAGTCACCTGGGATCCGACGTACACCTCACAGGTCGACTACGAGGCGGAGCTCGTCGGCGTCGTCGGCCGGGAGGCCCGCGACGTCCCGGTCGAGGACGCGTGGGAGTACCTCGCCGGGATCACCGTCGGCAACGACGTGACCGCCCGCGACCTCCAGGAGCGCGACGGGCAGTGGGTCCGGGGCAAGAGTCTCGACACCTTCGCCCCGATCGGGCCGGACCTGGTGACGCTGGACGAGGTCGACGACCCCCACGACCTCGACGTCTGGACGGAACTCGACGGGGAGCGCCTGCAGGACTCGACGACGGCGAACTTCATCTTCGGGCTGGACGAACTCCTCGCCGCGTGTAGCCGGGCGTTCACCCTCCATCCCGGCGACCTCCTGTTCACGGGGACACCGCCCGGCGTCGGGACGTCCCGCGACCCGCCGGTCTCCCTCGACGACGGCGACCACGTGACCGTCGGCCTCGAAGGCGTCGGCGAACTCACCAACGTCTGTCGCC is from Haloplanus salinarum and encodes:
- a CDS encoding fumarylacetoacetate hydrolase family protein, with amino-acid sequence MRLGQFSTSASERPWCGVIVDDETVVDLASAGHAAGIDVPRRLSSLLDRWNWAEKASMAVAYATETGTGLVSREDCRRHAPVTDPGKVVCVGLNYEDHARELDLAIPDEPVLFSKFPTAVTGPGDEVTWDPTYTSQVDYEAELVGVVGREARDVPVEDAWEYLAGITVGNDVTARDLQERDGQWVRGKSLDTFAPIGPDLVTLDEVDDPHDLDVWTELDGERLQDSTTANFIFGLDELLAACSRAFTLHPGDLLFTGTPPGVGTSRDPPVSLDDGDHVTVGLEGVGELTNVCRHRSPQR
- a CDS encoding ABC transporter substrate-binding protein, translating into MQRTPTRRSFLVAAGATGATGLAGCLGGTGGGADDGTATPTGTATGTPIPGESSLLLNWKPSGLHVPYFTAKARGFYEEEGLTLSAIETGEGSTFSAKQVGLGNVDFAVTSGDQVLNVNSRDLSPLSVGVVMQKSPAVVFSTRETFGGELSDVEGLAGKTVGTGPGMVRMLTSLLLEEAGVREDVEMVDTGYDTVQQLLAGEIDAAGGVFGDAISAEAQGYTVDSLPVGDTIPSYGHVVAVNREWADANGEAVRAFLRATARGAAWAQRRPAEATDLLVEANGVLAESREQQRRKWETMARDFMLGDAVREHGWGWSEAEPWRVVHDALADADALGGEVDPNAVWTNDYLDTDDEFVGSYADQV
- a CDS encoding ABC transporter permease, translated to MSVADRVPAPDATLPVAGLVAAVACWWAITVAFAVPAFLLPSPTAVLARLVGNPGLYLTHAVETLRKILVGGAAGVLAGFTLAVVVSAVPLLRRALYPYLVAARVLPKIAVAPIFLIYFGVGFETAVLFVALVVFFPVVVGTAAGLSRTPEAHLDLLRSVDADPLRTFLSVRLPHALPDVFAGLKQSVTLSVVGAVVAEWILSNDGLGALILAASENVQADVMLAALAVLLPIGLGLYGGVTLCQRAVTWN
- a CDS encoding amphi-Trp domain-containing protein, whose product is MADLPDANDGPRTVSDGYFEREVRLSRESTAAFLRDLADQIESEPRLTISTDEWEIPFEFDEPIEVEVEFVGETHRQLELELEFEWSPPEDKIGVN
- a CDS encoding plastocyanin/azurin family copper-binding protein; translation: MVSKQSKEFLSRRKFAATFSGAVLAGLAGCGGNGGDGGDGGDEATATATDTPEPTATATATATATSTPAGEADATITVGPGGSLQFEPETTAVSQGDTVEFVFDSGGHNVSGHPDAASQVELPEGAEPFASYDISGDDINHLSLNEAGTTYRHTFEVTGQYTYVCVPHVSSGMVGNLTVRDR
- a CDS encoding sodium:calcium antiporter; its protein translation is MVLGPSGELVSVVLFLVGVAVVIVSVETFIEAVAEGALALGVSGFFLTVVLAGTDLENVILGVAAAYDQLPDLALGTVFGEALFILGAAVGLAGVLVPFETDVPRNYLGITLLAPFLFFGLALDGTLSRFDGAVLTATFVPYLAVIYTLERYTDTRYLSAEEVEIMEDEDPGIDEDDEWFDVDLDLDVDDFVEEHVPERHEGAAFLGIALLATVGMTVGSEIAVEGAQGLLTLLGVTGLAFGATVMSFIASLEELFLTVEPVRRGRPHIGVGNVVGSMLFFVSANAGLIALVRPLDTTGAVMTVHWPFFFGTLLIVAAAFYRGKVGRPTGVLLLGAYVAYWVANYAV
- a CDS encoding ABC transporter substrate-binding protein; amino-acid sequence: MRVREFPVLGDEDERAVEAFAAGLDREAARVLAYLVGREESDRFSGEAASRLAVRVGVDLGRDRVSDVLATLTDHGLITETTVRSEAPGRPPKGWRADGGFDRTVARVRACHSEALLDRAATVAATLGDDVDVDADARTDDGSPVEVGLNWDPNGLHAPLFAGTYEADVSFDGRRGSAAALSAVADGDVDVGLTGAATFLRAHADGSDVVPLALYYQRAMVVLYTTRETFGAPLRSVEDVRGRRVAMPAGSETGALGRLFLSQAGVVDDVTVVRAEGEEREALLDGDADVATGVFTDPLELAADGHDVDSVLVAEHFPVPGPAFVVRRETLRDRPGALRAFLEGSMDGWSTARTDPAAAVEAVGDRSDEPAAAERRKLTQALDRFAGSDAVEKNGWGWHSGETWQRLRIALDQADAL
- a CDS encoding ArsR/SmtB family transcription factor; this translates as MSLFDVLGSKARLQIIRELATEPRYVSELADRVGMDGKTAVHHLSTLEEAGIVESYRTSRRKYYRLTKRIELRASPEPDPMFLLHADDVEEAESSSD
- a CDS encoding ABC transporter permease; translation: MATSDRRLPSVDAPTASGGAVRTVLGHVWPPTAVFVVVIACWQWFVTATGVPTVVLPGPTDVATAFLVARGTLLAAAGVTALTAALGLAGGVVVGLTLAFAMVGSRAASAVLHPYLIALRIAPLVAIAPLLFLWIGDGVLSRATLVTTMTVFPVAIASVDGLRSVPREYTDLARSVRAPPVRTFLRVRIPAAAPSVFAGVKLAAALSVVGTVVAEFLTLQSGLGYRLFHTAEFLQTSTTFAALGTLTLLGLVFYLVPAAVERRLDWG
- a CDS encoding ABC transporter ATP-binding protein; this encodes MIHAENLSVSYGDLRALADVDLDVADGEFVTVVGPSGCGKTTLLRTIGGLEEPTTGEVTVDGDPPAVAQSAARLGFVFQEHTLLPWKTAIENVTFLRRMAGKDADSAGARDLLATTGLDGFEDARPSELSGGMKQRVAIARAIHLGADVLLMDEPFGELDEITRDEMSVEILRLWRENRKTVVFVTHSVPEAVFLGDRCLVVAADTEGDPTADGAPGRVVAEFDVDLPRPRDESVFGSEAFGAQVARVRGALHGDT
- a CDS encoding sodium:calcium antiporter, whose amino-acid sequence is MVVGIVLILSLLVASPAAPAIADDLGVGANGPVDLVGAQEEGEEAGEEGEEGEEEEGGIEGAIEGFIEAQGTIGAAIILLGGILLLTASTEKLISYLARASINMKMSLFALAIVFTGFEFDDTILALVLSGGGLEEAALGTALGTGLAIIGITLALAAIIKPFPVDLPTDYVVIFALSPLILVPFALLGTLTFVHGLVLTAFFVFAFGYFIVRERQREIPVFRDTELGKDLQPDGGVARPQSMDEIPEDRILGDLADSGLVWIVLSIVALVGIVFAAMLLEGGSEVVIEGFGISETVFGATFLTLLLTGEDLLLTIEPVRRGFPEIGVGNVIGSVLFSVTGNIGVIMFLSEVAISPSVLTFHLPAMIIVTALAAYFFYRGEMKRWHGYLLGGLYVAYWVIALVVFSGVPIGE